The following are from one region of the Salvia hispanica cultivar TCC Black 2014 chromosome 1, UniMelb_Shisp_WGS_1.0, whole genome shotgun sequence genome:
- the LOC125202079 gene encoding glycine-rich protein 23-like, translated as MAKLSLIVLLALALVAAHASARNIPTHHQTTNPNLNALAPSQNSAGAVADEKNFIGGVGGWGGIGYVGVLPVVGGMGGVGGAGGVGGLGGLGGLGGGIGKVGGIGIGGGIGKVGGIGIGGGLGKVGGVGVGGGIVP; from the coding sequence ATGGCAAAATTGTCCTTGATTGTTTTGCTAGCACTTGCACTAGTGGCAGCTCATGCATCCGCAAGAAACATTCCAACTCATCACCAAACAACAAACCCTAATCTCAATGCATTAGCCCCTTCACAAAATTCGGCCGGCGCCGTCGCCGATGAAAAAAACTTCATTGGCGGTGTAGGCGGCTGGGGCGGGATCGGCTACGTCGGAGTGCTGCCGGTTGTAGGTGGCATGGGAGGAGTTGGCGGTGCAGGAGGGGTTGGTGGCCTCGGCGGACTCGGTGGCTTAGGCGGCGGGATTGGTAAGGTAGGCGGGATCGGCATTGGGGGCGGGATCGGCAAAGTGGGAGGCATTGGCATCGGCGGCGGGCTTGGGAAAGTAGGAGGCGTTGGCGTCGGCGGCGGCATTGTGCCTTGA